From Toxorhynchites rutilus septentrionalis strain SRP chromosome 2, ASM2978413v1, whole genome shotgun sequence, a single genomic window includes:
- the LOC129769157 gene encoding eukaryotic translation initiation factor 3 subunit K, translating into MHYVKMEDGKVMPIQEMLKSIERYNPEHLKVIETYVEEQARDNQYDLEANLACLKLYQFNPQLMNLDVTYTILLKSLTNFPHTDFVLCKCLLLPAQMNDDTVKEIIYLADILEKCDFTLFWSRVANNPQFFKKITGFYDSIRKFVCHVVGITFQSIEKEYLVRLLGDVDDNVLRAWVNKNGWKEEGQYVTVAMQEGNIKTKHITEKIDFENLAPLMANCL; encoded by the exons ATGCACTACGTTAAAATGGAAGATGGCAAAGTAATGCCAATTCAAGAGATGCTGAAAAGTATTGAACG aTACAATCCCGAGCATCTCAAAGTAATTGAAACATACGTCGAAGAGCAGGCTCGCGACAATCAGTACGATCTCGAAGCAAATCTGGCCTGCCTGAAGCTGTACCAATTCAATCCCCAACTGATGAATTTGGATGTCACCTATACGATCCTTCTCAAATCGCTCACTAACTTCCCGCACACCGATTTCGTTCTGTGCAAGTGTTTGCTGCTTCCGGCCCAAATGAACGATGATACGGTGAAGGAGATCATCTACTTAGCCGATATCCTGGAAAAGTGTGATTTCACCTTGTTCTGGTCTCGGGTGGCAAATAATCCACAGTTTTTCAAGAAGATCACCGGATTTTACGATTCAATTCGGAAGTTTGTCTGTCATGTTGTGGGTATTACGTTCCAATCGATCGAAAAGGAGTATCTGGTGAGGCTTCTCGGGGATGTTGACG ATAATGTCCTGCGTGCTTGGGTCAATAAGAATGGATGGAAGGAAGAAGGACAATACGTAACGGTTGCCATGCAGGAGGGCAACATTAAGACGAAACACATTACAGAAAAGATCGACTTCGAGAATCTTGCACCTCTGATGGCCAATTGCTTGTAA
- the LOC129769123 gene encoding 39S ribosomal protein L12, mitochondrial encodes MLKLQKITGLTRSSLRYISTAISTRNADAAVAAPVEKLTIPVPEGTEKPVNPKLASIVDSIAALNLLEVSELSGLLKKKLNLPDAPMMPMGFSAAGPAAAPVDEDEAAPKIVKTTFKVKLVKFDEKQKVALIKEVKNLLDGMNLVQAKKFVESAPTLVKEDIPKDEAEKLKDAFTKVGAVIEIE; translated from the coding sequence ATgttaaaactacaaaaaatcaccGGCTTGACTCGCTCCAGTCTGCGTTATATTTCCACTGCAATAAGTACCCGAAATGCTGACGCAGCCGTTGCTGCGCCAGTTGAAAAGCTCACCATTCCAGTTCCCGAAGGAACCGAAAAGCCGGTCAACCCAAAACTTGCGTCTATTGTGGACAGTATTGCAGCGTTAAACCTCTTAGAAGTTTCCGAACTTAGTGGTCTTTTGAAAAAGAAACTAAATCTTCCGGATGCCCCCATGATGCCTATGGGATTTAGTGCCGCAGGTCCAGCAGCGGCACCGGTTGATGAAGACGAGGCTGCTCCAAAGATTGTCAAAACAACCTTCAAAGTAAAGTTGGTCAAATTTGACGAGAAGCAGAAGGTAGCACTTATCAAAGAGGTGAAAAATCTACTGGACGGAATGAATTTGGTTCAAGCGAAGAAGTTCGTGGAAAGTGCCCCGACGCTTGTCAAGGAAGATATTCCGAAAGACGAAGCGGAAAAGCTGAAGGATGCTTTCACCAAAGTAGGCGCGGTTATCGAGATAGAATAA